The Anthonomus grandis grandis chromosome 16, icAntGran1.3, whole genome shotgun sequence genome includes the window gtccttgctttttagaataattataataattattatttttataaaattgttatttgacagttttgatacacgatagaggtgtaggttagtatgcttttaatttgttttggaatggaatttttgtgttagttgttttatgataatggtaaataatatttgccttttAGCTGGAAGGTTTATACGCAGGTGTGTTTTCTCGtatgttttaaacacaacacatttAAGAGTAGGTATCATcggtttttatatatttatatataaaaagatatatgtatgtattattatatacataatatgtaggtaccacacatacgtccatattttataaaggtattATACGTTGTATAGTCGCCGTCCATTATGATAGTCtggaacaaaatataagatttttaagggttttactacTACTATATTATGCACTTGCATGGATAAACCAGTCCATAAAAAgacagataatttaaaattaaagtcattattctttatcacataaaaatactgtatacctaagtcaaccttaatatttttatctatgtatAATCTTATGTACCTGCACGTATGTACacatacatagatacatatggtttaggtatatacatatatgtttattaaattaaataatgtttattctgtatttatttgcatggcacgacaaattaattagggaatattctgaacttttcaaagcttttaaacaaccataataataatgaataatacataataatgtagcttttctatacctactttcttttattattgttattgctcACCTTCTAATATCCCTAGGAaacgaaaataaactttttccagccatgcttttggcaaaacaacCCCTATACGCACAAAAAGTTggcattttagtgtttttttttaagtttttagcacaacacaaatgaaagaaaaaacaaaatcatagAGCACAGAGTTAAACTCCAAAACAAGGTAATGTGTAATAcctacttaacaaaaataaaataaaaaacggcaaaTTAGAAAATATCGCAAATATACACACTAACGCTCGTACTAATACACTAATTATGACCCGATACCCCACGTGGGCGACGACAGTTGTACCCGTTAGAATGGGGGTAAATGGGAGGAGCCTAAACGAAAAACTGGTTCGGTAAAAAGGtaagccttcgcttctgtgagatcgtttattctgtgacgTAGGGTTGATTTGTGTTTAGAGCAAAACAGtagatattttaaacaattttaaaatgtttttggttAATCCTTAATGTAACTGAACTTGATGGGAGtgatattatttttcttgtggtATTTTCCTATGGACGATTTCGGTATTTGTAAGTtcttatttatcttattataatttttagattttctacaacCGACTTGGTGAATgccaatttgattttttcatttaaaactgtttctaTCCCACTTTGTTTTTTGTACTTCACCCTTCCAGTATACTCCAATCAttctcaagtaaaaaaaaaaatatgtaattcttgtaaaactgaattgaaattattattatttgagtaacgattttgaGATCGATCacaatctataaaaaaaaatacattttggaATTTCGAATGGTAAAATGAACTTAGCCAAGgacatagatttttcaaaaatataaagaacGTCGATggtacatattaaaatttaaggaaaacaataatattcgtgaaaatttctttaaatggttaataactattttagggttaaagagagagtcaaatgagactcctatttcggaaaaaaaaattcaaattatgcAGCACcattttttgggacaccctgtatcaaccaaactaattttaaacagTAGCCTCTCTAACATAATTAACACTAcctctattaaatttttttccatttcaagATTTAGCCGCAATCGACCACCGCGgtattaaatggacaccctgtacgtAAACCTGTGTAAACTGAATAGAAGATTTATACCAGTTTTCATTTTCATAACTGTATGGCAGTATTTGGTGAGTGCTAAAAGGCTGTTTTTTAAGTAGTCCTTGCAGTAAGCTGAACCTTCTTTGTGATCGGGTTTTGCGGTCAGTTCTAAGGTGtcatgctaaaaaaaattataaatattgagGGATTGAGATAATGAAGTATTATGGCTGAACATAACCTCAATTtcaattccaataatttttttaaaataattattattcaaacCGATTGGGGTCACGAGTTTTCAAACAAGCTTTAATGACTTTACACTCAGGTGTCCCACAGGGAAGTGTCTTGGGCCCCCttctttttacaatttacacgtctaattttattaattctattcgCCATTGTGATTATCATTTTTATGCCGACGACACTCaaattttatactcttttaaGCCAGAAAATGCGACAGAGGCTAACCTTAGAATAAATACGGATCTTCGGGCGCTTTGTGAGGTATCCGCGGGTCACATGCTGAGGTTGAACCCCTTGAAATCGGTGGCTTTATTATGATAACTACGTGAAAATATCTTGAGTCTAAGTATCGGAaatgctaatattttttttttaaatttcactaaAAACCTGGGTTTAATTTGTGacactaaactaaaatttacCGAACACATAACagcttgtattaaaaaatcctacTGCGCCCTTAATCTCTTTTTCCTCATAGGCATTACTtagaaaagaaaaccaaaattgaACTATGTGACGCACTTGTACTATCACACTTTAACTTCGCGGATAGTGTTTATGGTCCTTTTTTGGATACAATACAGGCTCGGAGAGTGCAAAAGGTTCAAAACTCATGCATACGTTTTATAATATGTGGCATAAGACGTGGACAACACGTATCACATAAGCTTAAAGAACTTAGCTGGTTGTAAATGTTCAATAGGCGTGTACTGCACTCGGCTTGTCTGttttataacatcattaaatttCAGTGTCCTATCTATCTCAGTAGGAAAATTGATGTTCgtaatataaatatacgtaGAAAGTACATCCTTATGATTCCCAAGCACaataaagaactttttaaaagaggatTCTCTTATAACATAGCGTCAAccgtaaataaatttcaagttaCTCATTTTAACACATCTTTATCCTGTTTCAAAAGAAGAATCAGACAGCAGCTTCTCAGTGAATGAGTTTTTATGGGCGTTTATATGCATTTCAgagaaaataagatattatatgcatacaatttttttttctctatctCTGTACCGCTTAACATAATGAACCGAGTCATCTAGCTTTTCATTAATGTATTGGGTTTTATTAGGCTTGGGTAACTAAATGTAAGTACGGCTTAAAATTTTTCTACGGCTTTAACAGCCTCTCCTTTTGGAAAGAAGCTGACTATAAAGgccatttgtttcatttatatatttgttttgtatttgcaaaattgtcataattaattggaacaataaaatgatttattattattattattattattattattattattattattattattaactaccGGTTTACAGGCTCTTATTGCTACAGGAACAACCTCTAATAATGCTAGTTTGAttcattattatgtattttattttaatcctttttctcttaataaaaaattgatgaatTCTTTATATGGTCGTCACAACTATAGTTTAACCTTTTTGATCTTATagcatgtaaaaataaaatgccaagGAAAGTTGTTGGACTCTATTTCTAAATCgcagttttgaataaaaactataaaatctattaaaagaacaattttgGTATATGtgtcaaccgtatatggtcaaggtatatttgtTAGGctatagaatatacgtatatcatatacgattccgCTTGCAAAAGGGAGAGAATTTCGGgatttaaaaacattgataCGGGATTTatgtatctaatttttaaacttgacactttaaatatttgatgaaattctttttaaaaatcactgattttcgtccatattgtccaatctaataacgctttttttatactaaatatttatatataaaattataacaaatttaaataaacagtattattaaattaaatattgaatgtaaattttctacaaaacattgttttttatcaacaaaacccttaaccccccacccaccccaaacatttgttCAGTAAGAAATTCTGTTGAGAAATCATgatttttcgtccataatattcaatctaatagcactgtttttgttatataaataatatagttattaatatacatattatctaattatattaaatttaaataaacaaattatgttATTACATTAGATATTGATGACGAAACCaactgttattcatgcgtattattttggaaaacagtgattttggaaaacaatttcttactggtaagttgtgtggggtgggtgggggggtaagggtatagttaatgaaaaatgtttttttttgcagaaaataattgcttgAGAGGAAAATGCCTTTTAAGAAAactataggtgataaaaaaatctatagtttttgtatttacacttttctcacataaccttaaggttttccaGTAAAACGTAAAAGAACCCTATTTTATCGCTTGGAAAATAGCAgaagttgtgccattttttaccacaaataagtggaaattaggttttttttatttaataaactgtagaatatacgtatatcatatatgaCTCTGTTTACACAAGGCATGACAAAATCAATCTGTTAACATAACCTCAAtttaaattccaataaaataattaatagaagTTATTATTTAAACCGATAAGGGTCAGGAGTTTTCAAACAACCCCTTTGACCTTATTTTTTGACCATGCTTTTCAGGCATTGTAAATAATGTCTAACGTGTCTTAAGCCTTAACAATAATAAACTTTTCAAAGGTTCCAcgtacttaaaataatttataatttttccaggcatttggataaatttttaatgttattccaggcaattgacgtTATTATCCTATTTTTCaggcattaaaaataattgtttcacTCTTCCAAGCTTCAACCTTTCATGATCCCAGACTCCAAGCATTGAAAATCTTTTTTACCGTTTTTCAGGtcttagaaataatttttccagtggCTTGAAATGAATTTTCCAAGTTACTAATATTTCTATCAGTAACTTCTATCCTAGACAACTGATAAAGATTTGTTCACCTATAAGAACTCAGAAAATACTATACAGTGTGAGTATAGAGTCTTGGGAAATgacccaattgcctggaaaagaaGACAAATTATTATTCCAGGAGCTTGAAAAGTATGGAAAATTGTTTCAACTCCcgaaaaaattcaagaaatgaCCCCAATTGCTTGAACAAAAGAtcgaaagaagaagaaaagtttCAACTCCCTAAAAGAAATTGAGAAATGACCtcagttgcctggaaaaaaaattaaaatttaattccgGCCTTCTGTATAAATGCATTTAATGATTATTAAATGCATCTCTAGTTTTCACCAGGAACTAGAGAACAAAAACCCTAATTATAGTAGAATTAATAATTGGATCCTGTATCACTTACCTTAACTCTGCTCTTTTGATCAAAATTTAAGGACCTCAAACTATCCTGGTTCAACGAAAAATTTTTCAAGTCCACATGGGTAAAAAACAGTACGACATTAAGTTTCCTCTTCGGTTCTTCATTATTATTATCCTCGATAGTTTCCTCATGACAAATTACAGGACACTGCTTAGCAATAAACCAAATAATAAGAACCTTCgttataaacaaaaacatttttttttctataaatctaTGACGTATTAAATGTCAGATTGTACACCTTGgaatatgattaaaaattttttaggtattCGTTAAACGATGGTCAAACGAGAAAAGAGGCAGGTGCGGTTATTCAGCTTCAAGATACCCCAATAATTAAAGTGAGTGGAGAATACTCGTTTAAGGAGAACGGAAATGTTTATTTAGTGAGTTATGTGGCAGACGAAAGAGGCTATAGACCGgaggtatttattattatatcagaAGATTCTACAGAAACAACAGAAAATCATTCAGAACTTGATTCGGATGTCAAGATTAAGTCTGCGGTAATTAATTCTTTGACTGGCGGTGGGGTTAGTATAAGTCggaaaagtaataaatattttggatCTTCCAAGTAGGAGAGGATTCaagtaaatgtatttttttttgaataaatgcctttatttttaaagctttttatttaaattatattcttagCAAGAATTAATAGGGAAAATAGAGCACGAATGCCAGtatgtttttttgttgataaaaaaaattattgcagataAATTATGTGCATGGAAGATCATAGTTTTGCCTCTTATTACATTTGTGCATGTCCCTATAAGTGCTTTTCTTACTCCTTTTAAATGTTGgagaatttacataaaaatctACGAACTATCTATTGTTTTAGCTGCATAGGATCTGCATCACCTCTAAACTAACCattgaacattttatttatctCATAAATTGTTGGGCGCCAAGCTTCCCATTCAGAGTcctgttagattttttttttaattggtagcAAGTCcaggaattaattttttcttttatttattattgtagtattaaatataaattatgttattttttgtaatactcATACTCATGATGTCCAATAATTCTCTATATGTAGAGgcgataaaattaaaacttaaaatataatcaataatattcataagaaaatcgattaaataataatgtaattcAAATCTAATCATTGGCATTagaaataactttaatttttccagagatattaaatgattttttcacGGTTTCCAGGTACgtgaattaatttataattttttccaggcatttaaacaaatttttaattttattccacgTTACTTATGAAACCTTCCAGGCATTAATATTAAGATGCACTGCGTAATTAAATGacatatttttctgtttttttatgcactatttcaacaatttttttataatcatttattcattaattttaaaaaatgcagtgGCATGACAGATATATATGGAAAGTCTCAGAAGAAGTGAAGAATACACACATAATAAACaagtaaataaaatgcaaaattaaaaggCAGAAAAAAGAACTATAGGACCTGGAAATATTAGGCAGAGAATAACATGTGTAtgaaacatctaaaaaaaaaaacaggaaaaattagaaaaaaatattacaaatccTTTTTTGAACTTCCTGATATTCACAGgtatataaagtatataaagtggttggtattattaaaaaaacacgcACTAAATGGTCTGCATGAATTAAAGAAGTTCCATGTAGTATACTAAAGGGGGTTTCTGATAAAAGATGCCTTTTTCtgtgaatattaataaattagtaaTTCCAAAGGAgtactttaataattaaaaacggcCATTGAACGTTATCCTATTTTAggcattgaaaataattttgttaattttctaggCCGTTGACCTTATTTTCCttggaattaatttttccagtgacttaaaatatatttttcaaggTTTCCAGATATGTGAAATAACgtataatttcttccaggcttttgaataaatttgtcattttattccaggcagttgaagcaatttttcataCTTCTCAAGCCCCTGGAATTGGTTTTTAATTGAggaaattttttagaaaaaaaattttcatattattccaggcagttgaagtcattcaCTCAGCCTTAGTGCTTTTGGGAATCTctggtttttttttgcataattccaaattttttaagatattttcaaaattatttaagattttttaataagagcCTCACTTAATAATGTGGTTTTTCAGGATGAACATTTTAAGGTattaacgatttttgtacctcaaacaCTTTTGAAAGCAGAGACATTTTTGTAAATCAgcaaattttaacttttgaggaaaaacttgaaaaatttaCAGTGTCACATACATTTCTTACTATAACTTCACAACCaccaaagatatttttaaaaatctttcagTTCAATTAAGGGCAATGTCTGATGATATATTTAACATACAAATCGTTATTATACCCCAAAATttcatacctaaaaaaattcaCTCAGCTAAAGTGATTTTGGtatctctgtttttttttgcaaaattccaaattttttaaaatatttttgaaattatttgtgattttttattaggAGCCTTACTTAAAGATGAAGTTTTTCAGGGTGCACATTTTAAGGTattaacgatttttgtacctcaaataCTTTTGAAAGCAGAGGCATTTTTGTAAATCAGCCAATTTGCACTTTTGAAGAACAATTTGATATACATTTCTTAGCATAACTTCACAACCACCAaagaaagatatttttaaaaatctttcagTTCAATTAAGGGCAATGTCTAATGATGCATTTGACATAAAAAACGTtattataccttaaaaattaacTCAGATAAAGAGATTTTGGtatctctgtttttttttgcaaaattccaaattttttaaaatatttttgaaattatttgtgattttttattaggAGCCTTACTTAAAGATGAAGTTTTTCAGGGTGCACATTTTAAGGTattaacgatttttgtacctcaaacaCTTTTGAAAGCAAAGACATTTTTGTAAATCAgcaaattttaacttttgaggaaaaactttaaaaatttatagcgTCACACACATTTCTTACTATAACTTCACAACCACcaaagatattttgaaaaatctttcaGTTCAATTAAGGGCAATGTCTGATGATGTATTTGACATACAAAACGTtattataccttaaaaattaattaactcagaTAAAGTGATTTTGGtatctctgttttttttttgcaaaattatgaattttttaagatattttcgaaattatttaagattttttaataagagcCTCACTTAAAGATGTGGTTTTTCAGGGTGCACATTTTAAGGTATTAACGATTTTTGCACCTCAAACACTTTTGAAAGCAGAGGCATTTTTGTAAATCAgcaaattttaacttttgaggaaaaacttgaaaaatttgcAGTGTCTCATACATTTCTTACTATAACTTCACAACCACCAaagaaagatatttttaaaaatctttcagTTCAATTAAGGGCAATGTCTAATGATGCATTTGACATACAAAACGTtattataccttaaaaattaacTCAGATAAAGTGATTTTAGtatctctgttttttttttgcaaaattccaaattttttaaaatatttttgaaattatatgtgattttttaataagagcCTCACTTAAAGATGTGGCTTTTCAGGATGAACATTTTAAGGTattaacgatttttgtacctcaaacaCTTTTGAAAGCAAAGACATTTTTGTAAATCAgcaaattttaacttttgaggaaaaactttaaaaatttacagcGTCACACACATTTCTTACTATAACTTCACAACCACcaaagatattttgaaaaatctttcaGTTCAATTAAGGGCAATGTCTGATGATGTATTTGACATACAAAACGTtattataccttaaaaattaacTCAGATAAAGTGATTTTGGtatctctgttttttttttgcaaaatttcaaattttttaaaatatttttgaaattatttgtgattttttattaggAGCCTTACTTAAAGATGAAGTTTTTTAGGGTGCACATTTTAAGGTattaacgatttttgtacctcaaataCTTTTGAAAGCAGAGGCATTTTTGTAAATCAGCAAATTTGAACTTTTGAAGAAGAACAATTTGATATACATTTCTTAGTATAACTTCACAACCACCagaggtatttaaaaaaatctttcagtTTAATCGAGACCAAAGTGCTTTTGTTTGAATATCACTCATGATGACTTTTATAgacttccaggcattttctAAGAATGTTCAGacttaacaaataatttttccagaaatttgaaaTCGACTTTTCGAAGTTTCTTGGATTTTGGAGTAAATCTTTTAAGACttcaaggcagttgaaatatattgtgtaattttttttaacagttgaAGTCATCATGTAAGCAAGCAATAATTTTAATGGCGAAAATACACCAAAATTGCATGCATGTTTTCTGACCAAAAATCGCCCAGGACTTTTGGGAGAGCACtatcattcattttttttttatttattataatattaaaaataaattgtgtcTCTAAGAACATTCACCTACTCATGATCCATTAAATAAGTTcaaaagcaaattttaatggaTAAAAATAAAGGACACCGTATTTTCTTGGATAAAAAAGGTGCCAATGCATGGATATTTATGATTCCTTCAATGGAAGCTtaagaacattccaaagaatACAATTTTCTCTTTGTAagagtaataaaattaatacgtATCATATAAATAATGTGCATATGATagtaaatgtaataatttacctaaaattatgtaataagaATCTGATCAAAGGCTTTGTGAAAGTCAAGCTCGATTCAAAAAGGTGACCCAAATTGCTTCAAAATTTCCTCTTTAAATaggtttaaattaataacacGAATGAAACTCgcattaaaaattacataagaaATATGTACAAAGAATTTACAGGTACCTCAAATTGGCATactattgatttaataaaaaaaaagaacaattaacGTTAAATTATCTATTTACAACGAATTTGTATGTTTAACGTCCAATACCGCCTCCATTGAGGGAAGCGAGGGCGCTAGATGGAATTCCTAATTTTCTGCTAGTATCTGCCGCTGGTGGAATGTGCTCTCCTGTAGGTCGAAAACCGTTTTCGTCAGCGGTGTAGTGCACGGTATACTGTTTTCCATCGTCCCCTACATAGGAATATTGACCTTCGACGGCAAGGGATTCATCGGGGGTGTCTTTGTTCTTGATTTCTCCTATTACTGCGTTCTGTTGTTGATCGCTTTGTTGGTAcctatatggaaacaaaaatttattacaagaCCCTGTAAGGTTGTAATGAAGGTCATTTGTTACTAAAGATTAGGAAAAGGGGGGTATTACTAACTTGGACTTATAAAACGTCATGAATGAAAAAACTTCATATTTAATATTCGCGCAGAagaagagagagagagagaatagAGAAGTAAGAAAAtgttggtttaaaaataaaatgcgtTTTTAATAATGGGTCTCGCGAATAAAGAAAGTACTTGAAGACACGCAAAAGAAAAGCACATTAGTTACTAGAAACCCAGTCAGACCTTTAGGGTTTTAAAGTAGAtcgttatttaattattgttcttaAAAGAAAGTGAAATTATCAAAACAGTTCTTTAATTTCAGCTAATTGAGCGATTAGGAGAGGCCCTGTGGTACATCGCGATTGATTCAGCGGAAATCTGCGATCGACATAATCGAAGGCCATTGTTAAATCACAAATGCTGCAAACCATCATTTAACCATTTTCTATGGAACTCCGTTTTTTATTGGGTCAGTTTTTGTATTTCGATCAGAATTTCCTTATGGAAATAGTACCTCATAAAAAAAGCTATAGCGTTTTAATCAATGCGCATCTTCCTAAAGACCTGTGAGTAATTGCTTTTTTCTTGCATTAATAGCAAGCAAAATTCCGACCAtctttaaaagtttgtttaaataaataatattatttactatgttttttttgtattaatttaatgattcaaataaaattatatcgttTGGAATATTGTTGGTTTTAGGgatcaataaaataaaggtccaaacctatttaaatttGCCGACGTTTCACAAAATGTTATTGCATCTTCAGGACGAATTCATATTTATACAGAAAGCTTTTTAGGTACGTGACATCAAACAATACATGGATTTATACAAgactcttaaaataaaatttatcacagtaaaataaaataattatggtATAACCAGCAAAGGGAATCAGATCAAAGTAAGATCCATAGTGCGATTGTTTATATAATCACTCATTCAAGTTGTTCAAGTTAaggctttaattgcctggaaaatataaattagATACCTGAAttttgcctggaaaaatcaGAATTCACTTCAACTGCCAGGAAGGTACATTCAATTTCCGGGCAGTTGAAGTATTTTCTTTTAGcaccaattgcctggaataaataaaacattcctgaaaaagaaaaagaaagaaagtttATTTGTCcataaaaaaagtaagaaaattggtgtatcgtatccatttaagttatgcctactgcttgaaaaaattatgaaaaattatgattttctttaaacttctTCCTTAATAGTTATAGCAGTGATACTTCATTTGCCTGGAAGAAGCAAAATATTCCTTGTGTATAAAGAAATATGTGAAACATATCtgtttaagttatgcataatttagcTGCATTTGCAGATTCTAGTCAATAAAATTGCCGA containing:
- the LOC126746009 gene encoding flexible cuticle protein 12-like, which encodes MRPIILILALLGFTRARPQFQNAFRQLQQQFTQPFAAGGQLQQQQQIRASPFAVILRYSADLAQPTGFQYVYQQSDQQQNAVIGEIKNKDTPDESLAVEGQYSYVGDDGKQYTVHYTADENGFRPTGEHIPPAADTSRKLGIPSSALASLNGGGIGR